A part of Cotesia glomerata isolate CgM1 linkage group LG4, MPM_Cglom_v2.3, whole genome shotgun sequence genomic DNA contains:
- the LOC123264471 gene encoding inositol-tetrakisphosphate 1-kinase-like: protein MDKEKSIIGYWISEKKQQKLNWKEFKNICEQKGFVLKEINLDSNLESQGPFHVFLHKLTDTLALAESGDQNAKRIVTKAQEYLYQHPEMILIDPFENVKNLNNRQQSYLMLHKEIKSSDIFVPNTIQLKSENADENLKYLRSAGIKFPFISKPLFAHGSSDAHKMMIIFNEKDLMDCQLPCVAQDFINHNAVLHKVFIVGKYFHVVERPSLRNFYPIDCEQLSTLFFSSHDISKSGSKSQWSVISKEDQALRIEPNHKIIQYIVAKMTKIFGLTLLGVDVVIENHTGKYAIIDVNVFPGYDGYPHFFTHLIDTITNFITERRVNHNLDCSILKKCNEELDSGFESDDKKKQPIK from the exons atggataaagaaaaaagtataattGGATATTGGATATCAGAAAAGAAACAGCAGAAGTTGAATTggaaagaatttaaaaatatttgtgagCAAAAAGGTTTTGTATTAAAAGAG attaatctTGATAGTAATCTTGAGTCTCAAGGACCATTCCACGTCTTCCTTCATAAATTAACCGATACGTTAGCATTAGCAGAGAGTGGTGATCAAAAT GCCAAGAGAATTGTGACTAAAGCTCAAGAATATTTGTATCAACATCCAGAAATGATACTGATAGATccttttgaaaatgttaaaaatctaaataatcgTCAACAATCTTATTTAATGTTACACAAAGAAATCAAATCGAGTG ATATATTTGTTCCGAATACAATCCAATTGAAATCCGAAAATGCagatgaaaatttaaagtacTTGAGATCAGCGGGTATTAAATTTCCATTTATAAGTAAACCTTTATTTGCTCATGGTTCCAGTGATGCTCATAAG atgATGATAATATTCAACGAAAAAGATCTCATGGACTGTCAATTACCTTGTGTGGCAcaagattttattaatcataatgcAGTTTTGCACAAAGTTTTTATTGTTGGAAAATATTTCCATGTTGTTGAAAGACCAagtttgagaaatttttatccaatCGATTGCGAGCAATTGAGCacactattttttagttcacaTGATATCTCGAAGAGTGGATCAAAGTCACAATGGTCAGTGATATCAAAAGAAGATCAAGCTTTGAGAATTGAACCGAACCATAAAATTATCCAGTATATTGTTGCAAaaatgacgaaaatttttggattaacACTTTTGGGCGTTGATGTAGTCATTGAAAATCATACTGGAAAATATGCTATTATAGATGTTAATGTTTTTCCAGGATACGATGGTTATCCACATTTTTTTACACATTTAATTGACacaattacaaattttattaccgAACGGCGAGTGAATCATAATTTAGACTGttcgatattaaaaaaatgtaacgaAGAATTAGATTCAGGTTTTGAAAGTGATGATAAAAAGAAACAacctattaaataa
- the LOC123264470 gene encoding MATH and LRR domain-containing protein PFE0570w-like isoform X2, translating into MSSSLNISIDTSEILDIAEKLIYDVEKKIAQVNYGIKNFRLDDSSYADESVLYIREVVNTKFKELNRDILSLDDDYCSDGNEIEYQNCHCEQRNNNTMRLPRVFTLNNNNKQIITNEEQKSGSESKPQLKVKKKKGILNKTDSIKSQSSQLSVTSSLKLDLLSNDNNIIKKNNSNIPELKNDSCERKQKKESPVDIAVQTSIQETPHEKPASLDKSQDLLTGKNISSDSISNDKIKPETINPGDDKRQHLCKTNFQQRHINENTKKSNGSFIEFMCRIVELETNNVIEMNTDDLIEENRHQLSYNKTIEDELINDDFDFNKINLYSPKFEHVDKILNKFDEKMKTFSENANKLVNIFSRIIVCNNNSNVNLKITKSDTREKNFDGVKLSFKAQTRNLSPETTITSKSLKPAERFSTLLNNYSVNIDTKNISNDIEEPPTPIIKPDINNDSKVFITRNKLSLSASTIENCDKVAAHEKSEIELHLSEILQTIQKQINEKRHSDECHDFSYNDNVKEFDCQQETEVNYKVLENSFNITNQKICDNKKNQFETTKSSFSNEKTLSKSVKLRQSSKNTPLQINQNVEPDYVEMNLVVDSSKDDVRDRTSFDVSAIYSESFETASFSENENTLDELKNSNDDKIENFELNKENHGEFEPCLSIDREKNNTNVYNVIEELKDKSQTGEKIIPISDNEKNSINIANSLNLSIQSSTKQNEDKKQTLSLSLESFQLLEKIPSVEILQEKMEKSSSDQYSEGELPLPISLGEVRLNGTPDSQENENSNYYQNLNDQIHNILNSTLQSLGEILNSNGDSTSNVTSLMTYDI; encoded by the exons atgtcttcAAGTCTTAATATTAGTATTGATACTTCAGAGATATTAGACATTGCTGAAAAACTTATTTatgatgttgaaaaaaaaattgctcaaGTTAATTATGGCATAAAGAATTTTCGTCTTGATGACAGCAG CTACGCTGATGAAAGTGTGTTATATATACGAGAAGTTGTTAATACTAAGTTCAAGGAATTAAATCGTGACATATTGTCACTTGATGATGATTATTGTTCTGATGGAAACGAAATTGAATATCAAAATTGTCATTGCGAACAACGAAACAATAATACGATGAGGCTGCCAAGAGTTTtcacattaaataataacaacaaacaaataattactaatgaaGAACAAAAAAGTGGTTCGGAAAGTAAACCCCaattgaaagttaaaaaaaaaaaaggtattttgaataaaactgATTCTATTAAAAGTCAATCTAGTCAATTATCAGTAACTAGCTCACTAAAACTTGATTTGTTatcaaatgataataatatcattaagaaaaataattctaacatacctgaattgaaaaatgattCGTGCGaacgaaaacaaaaaaaagaaagtccTGTTGATATTGCAGTACAAACAAGTATTCAAGAAACCCCGCATGAGAAACCTGCTTCATTAGATAAATCTCAAGACTTGCTGActggaaaaaatatttctagtGATTCAATaagtaatgataaaataaaaccagAAACAATAAATCCAGGTGATGATAAACGACAACATTTGTGTAAAACTAATTTCCAACAACGACATATAAATGAAAAcactaaaaaatcaaatggaTCCTTTATTGAATTTATGTGCCGAATTGTTGAGTTAGAAACTAATAATGTTATTGAAATGAATACTGATGACTTGATAGAAGAAAATCGACATCAATtaagttataataaaactattgaagatgaattaattaatgatgattttgatttcaacaaaattaatctCTATTCACCGAAATTTGAACAcgttgataaaatattaaataaattcgatgaaaaaatgaaaactttttCAGAGAATGCGAATAAATTGGTTAATATATTTTCTCGAATTATAgtctgtaataataatagcaatgttaatttaaaaataactaaaagtGATACCAGAGAAAAGAATTTTGATGGAGTGAAGTTATCATTTAAAGCGCAAACAAGAAATTTAAGTCCAGAAACAACTATTACTAGTAAATCGCTTAAGCCAGCTGAAAGATTTTCAACtctattgaataattattctgttaatattgatacaaaaaatatttctaatgaCATTGAAGAACCTCCAACGCCTATTATCAAACCTGATATCAATAATGattcaaaagtttttataaCAAGGAATAAGCTTTCTCTATCAGCAAGTACtatagaaaattgtgataaagtTGCTGCTCATGAAAAATCCGAAATTGAACTTCATTTATCAGAAATTCTTCAAACGatacaaaaacaaattaacGAAAAAAGACATTCAGATGAATGTCATGATTTCTCTTATAACGATAATGTTAAAGAATTTGACTGTCAACAAGAGACTGaagtaaattataaagtacttgaaaatagttttaatataactaatcaaaaaatatgtGACAACAAGAAAAACCAATTTGAAACTACAAAATCTTcattttcaaatgaaaaaacaCTATCTAAAAGTGTTAAGTTACGACaaagttctaaaaatactccattacaaataaatcaaaatgtaGAACCTGATTATGTGGAAATGAATTTAGTTGTTGATTCTTCTAAAGACGATGTTCGAGATCGTACTTCTTTTGATGTTTCAGCAATTTACTCTGAAAGTTTTGAAACAGCTTCTTTttctgaaaatgaaaatacattagatgaacttaaaaattcaaatgatgataaaattgaaaatttcgaattgaataaagaaaatcaTGGAGAATTTGAACCTTGTTTATCAATTGAtcgtgaaaaaaataatacaaatgtCTATAATGTAATTGAAGAATTAAAAGATAAATCACAAACTGGTGAAAAAATAATACCTATTTctgataatgaaaaaaattcaataaatatagcAAATAGCTTAAATTTAAGCATTCAATCATCGACCAAACaaaatgaagataaaaaacaaacattaTCATTATCTCTAGAATCATTTCAATTACTAGAAAAGATTCCATCGGTTGAAATATTACAAGAAAAAATG GAAAAAAGTAGTTCAGATCAATATTCAGAAGGTGAATTACCTCTGCCGATTTCGTTGGGTGAAGTAAGATTAAATGGTACTCCTGATTCgcaagaaaatgaaaattcaaattattatcagAACTTAAATGATCAAATACATAATATTCTGAAT TCAACACTCCAAAGTCTAGGTGAAATATTAAACTCCAATGGGGACTCAACATcca ATGTGACATCACTGATGACTtatgatatataa
- the LOC123264470 gene encoding MATH and LRR domain-containing protein PFE0570w-like isoform X1 yields the protein MSSSLNISIDTSEILDIAEKLIYDVEKKIAQVNYGIKNFRLDDSSYADESVLYIREVVNTKFKELNRDILSLDDDYCSDGNEIEYQNCHCEQRNNNTMRLPRVFTLNNNNKQIITNEEQKSGSESKPQLKVKKKKGILNKTDSIKSQSSQLSVTSSLKLDLLSNDNNIIKKNNSNIPELKNDSCERKQKKESPVDIAVQTSIQETPHEKPASLDKSQDLLTGKNISSDSISNDKIKPETINPGDDKRQHLCKTNFQQRHINENTKKSNGSFIEFMCRIVELETNNVIEMNTDDLIEENRHQLSYNKTIEDELINDDFDFNKINLYSPKFEHVDKILNKFDEKMKTFSENANKLVNIFSRIIVCNNNSNVNLKITKSDTREKNFDGVKLSFKAQTRNLSPETTITSKSLKPAERFSTLLNNYSVNIDTKNISNDIEEPPTPIIKPDINNDSKVFITRNKLSLSASTIENCDKVAAHEKSEIELHLSEILQTIQKQINEKRHSDECHDFSYNDNVKEFDCQQETEVNYKVLENSFNITNQKICDNKKNQFETTKSSFSNEKTLSKSVKLRQSSKNTPLQINQNVEPDYVEMNLVVDSSKDDVRDRTSFDVSAIYSESFETASFSENENTLDELKNSNDDKIENFELNKENHGEFEPCLSIDREKNNTNVYNVIEELKDKSQTGEKIIPISDNEKNSINIANSLNLSIQSSTKQNEDKKQTLSLSLESFQLLEKIPSVEILQEKMEKSSSDQYSEGELPLPISLGEVRLNGTPDSQENENSNYYQNLNDQIHNILNSTLQSLGEILNSNGDSTSSKKKNSYYLNIDS from the exons atgtcttcAAGTCTTAATATTAGTATTGATACTTCAGAGATATTAGACATTGCTGAAAAACTTATTTatgatgttgaaaaaaaaattgctcaaGTTAATTATGGCATAAAGAATTTTCGTCTTGATGACAGCAG CTACGCTGATGAAAGTGTGTTATATATACGAGAAGTTGTTAATACTAAGTTCAAGGAATTAAATCGTGACATATTGTCACTTGATGATGATTATTGTTCTGATGGAAACGAAATTGAATATCAAAATTGTCATTGCGAACAACGAAACAATAATACGATGAGGCTGCCAAGAGTTTtcacattaaataataacaacaaacaaataattactaatgaaGAACAAAAAAGTGGTTCGGAAAGTAAACCCCaattgaaagttaaaaaaaaaaaaggtattttgaataaaactgATTCTATTAAAAGTCAATCTAGTCAATTATCAGTAACTAGCTCACTAAAACTTGATTTGTTatcaaatgataataatatcattaagaaaaataattctaacatacctgaattgaaaaatgattCGTGCGaacgaaaacaaaaaaaagaaagtccTGTTGATATTGCAGTACAAACAAGTATTCAAGAAACCCCGCATGAGAAACCTGCTTCATTAGATAAATCTCAAGACTTGCTGActggaaaaaatatttctagtGATTCAATaagtaatgataaaataaaaccagAAACAATAAATCCAGGTGATGATAAACGACAACATTTGTGTAAAACTAATTTCCAACAACGACATATAAATGAAAAcactaaaaaatcaaatggaTCCTTTATTGAATTTATGTGCCGAATTGTTGAGTTAGAAACTAATAATGTTATTGAAATGAATACTGATGACTTGATAGAAGAAAATCGACATCAATtaagttataataaaactattgaagatgaattaattaatgatgattttgatttcaacaaaattaatctCTATTCACCGAAATTTGAACAcgttgataaaatattaaataaattcgatgaaaaaatgaaaactttttCAGAGAATGCGAATAAATTGGTTAATATATTTTCTCGAATTATAgtctgtaataataatagcaatgttaatttaaaaataactaaaagtGATACCAGAGAAAAGAATTTTGATGGAGTGAAGTTATCATTTAAAGCGCAAACAAGAAATTTAAGTCCAGAAACAACTATTACTAGTAAATCGCTTAAGCCAGCTGAAAGATTTTCAACtctattgaataattattctgttaatattgatacaaaaaatatttctaatgaCATTGAAGAACCTCCAACGCCTATTATCAAACCTGATATCAATAATGattcaaaagtttttataaCAAGGAATAAGCTTTCTCTATCAGCAAGTACtatagaaaattgtgataaagtTGCTGCTCATGAAAAATCCGAAATTGAACTTCATTTATCAGAAATTCTTCAAACGatacaaaaacaaattaacGAAAAAAGACATTCAGATGAATGTCATGATTTCTCTTATAACGATAATGTTAAAGAATTTGACTGTCAACAAGAGACTGaagtaaattataaagtacttgaaaatagttttaatataactaatcaaaaaatatgtGACAACAAGAAAAACCAATTTGAAACTACAAAATCTTcattttcaaatgaaaaaacaCTATCTAAAAGTGTTAAGTTACGACaaagttctaaaaatactccattacaaataaatcaaaatgtaGAACCTGATTATGTGGAAATGAATTTAGTTGTTGATTCTTCTAAAGACGATGTTCGAGATCGTACTTCTTTTGATGTTTCAGCAATTTACTCTGAAAGTTTTGAAACAGCTTCTTTttctgaaaatgaaaatacattagatgaacttaaaaattcaaatgatgataaaattgaaaatttcgaattgaataaagaaaatcaTGGAGAATTTGAACCTTGTTTATCAATTGAtcgtgaaaaaaataatacaaatgtCTATAATGTAATTGAAGAATTAAAAGATAAATCACAAACTGGTGAAAAAATAATACCTATTTctgataatgaaaaaaattcaataaatatagcAAATAGCTTAAATTTAAGCATTCAATCATCGACCAAACaaaatgaagataaaaaacaaacattaTCATTATCTCTAGAATCATTTCAATTACTAGAAAAGATTCCATCGGTTGAAATATTACAAGAAAAAATG GAAAAAAGTAGTTCAGATCAATATTCAGAAGGTGAATTACCTCTGCCGATTTCGTTGGGTGAAGTAAGATTAAATGGTACTCCTGATTCgcaagaaaatgaaaattcaaattattatcagAACTTAAATGATCAAATACATAATATTCTGAAT TCAACACTCCAAAGTCTAGGTGAAATATTAAACTCCAATGGGGACTCAACATccagtaagaaaaaaaattcatattactTGAACATTGATagctaa
- the LOC123264472 gene encoding uncharacterized protein LOC123264472 has translation MRTLGLGLAGCNKFCGLMDIASSFLSKQSYLDLMKSICCSIETTAEKFLVSAADEEKQLTRANSESDTLTVSGDGTWQKQGFSSSFGVTSLIGYWSGKVIDIFVSSSHCQACKLWRNQLNTDEFQDWYEEHVGKDECQANHTGPSDNFRSSYSEHRKLFFFQDVLGEALSRANGSISVA, from the exons ATGCGTACATTAGGTTTGGGTTTAGCAGgctgcaataaattttgcggGCTCATGGACATAGCAAGTAGTTTTCTATCAAAACAATCTTATTTGGATCTCATGAAATCTATTTGCTGCAGCATCGAAACGACTGCTGAGAAATTTCTTGTCTCCGCCGCAGACGAAGAAAAACAGCTAACACGTGCAAATTCGGAGTCAGACACTTTGACCGTTTCTGGTGACGGCACGTGGCAGAAGCAAGGCTTTAGCTCTTCCTTTGGCGTCACTTCCTTGATTGGATATTGGTCTGGAAAAGTTATCGATATTTTCGTAAGTAGTTCGCACTGCCAGGCTTGCAAATTATGGAGAAATCAACTAAATACTGATGAATTTCAAGATTGGTACGAAGAACATGTTGGAAAAGATGAATGCCAAGCAAATCACACCGGACCATcag ATAATTTCCGGTCGAGTTACAGTGAACACcgcaaattgtttttttttcaagacgtCCTGGGGGAAGCTCTGTCACGGGCTAATGGTTCAATATCTGTtgcatga